cgagAATTGAACCCTAGATTTCTTATATaatcatcagagactttaccagttaagctaactagaacccacatgATTTCATATAATGTGAATCTTAATGTTGGGGTGAATTATGAAATTTTCTACCTAtgtgaaattataattttattctataatgttataagttaaaaatatgaatttttataattgtaaaaattaaatggcGTGTCTATAGGCGAACAGCACCCATCCACACAGTTTTCCTACCTTTTTTAGCTCAAGCAAAAGGAGGATTTAACCAATCACCTTACATTGTTACACCCACAGTTTTCCATACTTACTTTTGCATCCGAACACACCCTAATAAACCCGTCTCATTATTTGAAAACCCGTCTAATAAACTATTTGTCTCATTGTTTTATTTCACTTTTTGCCTTTCATTCTGTACGATCACCAAATTAACCAATTGGTAAGTAAAGCATAAGTGATCATTCTATATGTCACCAAATTAACTAATTAGTAAGTAGAGTATaaagtggaataaaaaaaagtttttttttaaaaaaaaaaaaaatatgaaaaacatgaaTATAGCATAGGGGTTCAAAAagtgttggtgcaaacacagtAATAATGTAAATGACATAAAGAGGATTTGAAAAatacttctgaatattattaatgtaaAGTGAAAAtttacacaacactatttgaaCTGAAGCTGGAGTTATACAATTAATGGTGAAATAAGGAGTTAGGCACAATGAGCCTCATGAAATTATTACccaaattaatttgattaattagatCTATTATTCTGATGTAGTGAGTATTATAAGATTAATTGTTGGACATAAATCTGATGGACTGGAATAACACAATTAAAGGATGAGATAAGGAGTTTCTGAATAATAAAGTgaatatgaaaattatttcTGATATATCTAGCctaaaatttgaatcaatacataTCAACTCATTAAtcatgttaattaaaaaaaataaaatagtttctttcattttcaatataagaTTAAACATTTTTACTAACTACTTATCTTCAATATTAACTCTCACATTTTTATATCTAtatgataaaataaatccattttaattaattaatattaaaatgctcatGCTCCAACAAAGAGTCTAGACTACAAGCACAACAAACAAATAGGCGCTGAGGGTTCAATCAACAGCAGTTCATTGGAATGAAACCAAAGGCAAGTGTGATTCTACGCTATTAATTTCTCAGCTTTAGAATTGCTTGCATGGGATGGAGCTTGTGAGAAGTGAGTCCAGCAGTATCCACGTTTTCCTCCTCTTTATCTTTCAGCCTCCACTCAAATTCCTGTACTAACCTACCAATTGTTGTGCATGCTATTAACGATGCCTGAAGTGAACCTGCACATACTCTCTTTCCACCTCCAAATGACATTGTCTTGTACAAATCCATTGGATCATATTTCTTATCAAGAAACCTCTCTGGCTTCCACTCTTCAGGCTTTTCCCATTGTTTCTTGTCCATGTTACACCCGTATATGTTTATAGCAATCTGTTCAACAATGTGCAAGTCAATCGAGTCATGAAATGAATAATTGCAACGTCAAAAGATagataaaataagaaaactatgTACCTCACTTCCTGCAGGAATATAGTACCCTCCTAGTTGGGTATCTTCATGTGCGTGTCGCAGAGGTATTATTGGAGTTGGACTGTGCTTCCTCAGAGTTTCATGAAAAACAGCACCCAAGTATGGAAGCTTAGATAAGTGTTCCTCTGTCATCTTGTTAGTCCCACAAACATTTTGAATCTCCTTATAAAGAAGATCCTGTTGAATGAACAAGGAATAATCAGTATCATGTAGCACTAACTAACCAAACATTAgtctcaaaattaaattttgaggTCGGTTGTGGATCCTTAACAGGTAATTCAGAGTTGGTCACATGTATTATTTTTTGACAATTGATTAATGTAGCACTACAACAATTGGCAAATTAAGTGATACACAATTGTGATCGAAATTATAAATACCTGCCGGTTTGGATCTTTAGCAAGTTCATACATGGCCCATTCTGTTGTAACCATAGTAGTATCTGATATCTCAATGATTGGCTCCCATACCAACACAGTAATTTGGTCATTCGTGAGTGTTTTTGCTTCAGATAACAAGTAAGTGAGGTAAGAACTTACTTCCTGTATCAAATCCTCGGAGAGTTACAACACTTAAATGTAAGAGAGACCTTTCATAAATAATTTTGCACTTCTAGACATAAATATATTACCTCTCCTGAAGCAATGCGCTTTTTCTGTGCCTTGATAAGGGCATTCATCACTGCTTGTCTTTCGAAAACCATTCTCTGAATTTTCATTTCATAGTTCTTATTTGGAATCCATTTAAGATATGGGAAGAAATCTCTCCAATCCACTTCAATTGCAGCCTCCATCAAGTCAGACACTAATACCTTAAATATCTCTCCCCTTGACAAAGTGCTCTCAAGCTCCTCCACATAAATAGATTCCACATCATGTCCTAGTGACTACAAGTTCCATGGTGCCCACcaccccacccaaaaaaaaatcttaaggtTACTATTACTAATAAGCACATAATCAATATtagacccaaaaaataaaaaaactcactTGTTTCAATGCTAGTCCAAAAAGTTCATActcaaatattttcttgaaattcaCAGCTTGAAGAGGAGAGTTCTTTATATGAGCATGTAATTTGTTCGAAATATTTTCTATCATAGTGTCTCTGTGGCATCGATGTCGCTTCTGAATAGCAAATAGATATAATAATTAGACTTATATTTGGCAACATAAATAATATGAAGAACGTACATATGGGAGGATGGTATTGTATTAGCCAACCTGTGCATTCGTTCCCAGAACATCTGTAAGTATATATCTCTTTACCATCTTGTGAAATTCATCGTAATCGCTCGTGGCAACCATGCATTTATTACCGGAGAGATGCTTTATGGCGTTTGATAAATTTCTTGTTGAGATGGAGGAAAATCTGGTCACCATAGCCTGAAACAACCACAGAGAAATGAAATATTCCATGTATAATATAATACAGGCCCCATTATCTTATTATATCTAGTATTTGTACGAGCATGCATGTTGGAtgataaaacaaagaaattctAGCAAAGGGAACATTTGGTAATAAATTCATGGCATCTAGACTCTTTAAGGCATTGATCCAATAAATTCGAGGATTCTAGAAAAACAGCaataagaaaaattgaaatatttttgcttGGTCATGAATTTTTATCAAGGACATTCCAATACtgctgaaaaaaataaagaaatacaCAAAAAATGTGGTTAATCTTAGTAAGTAAAGGGTGGGTGCCTAAAATATACAAGAAAACAGTCACGAGAAGACAATTTCTAGTAAACTGAAAGCAAACTGGTTTCTATCTTAATTTAAATGGccaaattcatattatttttacttaactattagtaactttttttgttttagtacTTAACTTTGAACGCAAAAGAACAATCTCCTCTTTATTTAGATTCTTGGATTAGATATATTAAgggattttttaatattttaaattaaagtttgAGGTCATTTATGTTTCAAGATTTTcatttaagtttcaaaattttcattttatcaaGCATGTTTTATAGCTTTCTTAGTATGTCTACTTGTTTTATAGCATCTTTTATCGCTGTGATGttgttggcctagccttcttgggctaggatatgcctaaata
This DNA window, taken from Quercus robur chromosome 2, dhQueRobu3.1, whole genome shotgun sequence, encodes the following:
- the LOC126712119 gene encoding ent-kaurene oxidase, chloroplastic-like; protein product: MASITHFLQEFQATHFATSVALGGLSLFIFFSFFIQRFRSTQKNGNSKLPPVPVVPGLPVIGNLLQMKEKKPHKTFLRWAEIYGPIYSIRTGASTVVVLNSANIAKEAMVTRFSSISTRNLSNAIKHLSGNKCMVATSDYDEFHKMVKRYILTDVLGTNAQKRHRCHRDTMIENISNKLHAHIKNSPLQAVNFKKIFEYELFGLALKQSLGHDVESIYVEELESTLSRGEIFKVLVSDLMEAAIEVDWRDFFPYLKWIPNKNYEMKIQRMVFERQAVMNALIKAQKKRIASGEEVSSYLTYLLSEAKTLTNDQITVLVWEPIIEISDTTMVTTEWAMYELAKDPNRQDLLYKEIQNVCGTNKMTEEHLSKLPYLGAVFHETLRKHSPTPIIPLRHAHEDTQLGGYYIPAGSEIAINIYGCNMDKKQWEKPEEWKPERFLDKKYDPMDLYKTMSFGGGKRVCAGSLQASLIACTTIGRLVQEFEWRLKDKEEENVDTAGLTSHKLHPMQAILKLRN